The following coding sequences lie in one Prevotella nigrescens genomic window:
- a CDS encoding leucine-rich repeat domain-containing protein — MNKKYLLLFVCGLLLSFTNAMAAVGNGVIKIKTNASKGQKIKMEMFIFGGWDEDGDALDNSPVYGDNFSVDGANNVTAAGNKVVMTADGPEITIHGDVDYLSIVGQGVTYIDVSKATELYELRVNENPITSIDLSNAPRLKVFWASNCKELATVSLENTPKLTGISLQGTQITALDLSNNPNLTSLNVGENQNLSSIDVTKLPALEELWVNGNGMEKLDVSKNTKLERLECSKNSLADLDVANNEKIEFLSCWGNKISGNSMDKLIASLVKETEGTEREFCVYNKLYDKEKNALTVAQAKAVKERGWTPKQATGTMDFFTWQAFDGDDATGINTATISHAADNVWYDLNGRRVAKPTQKGIYIHGGKKVVIR, encoded by the coding sequence ATGAATAAAAAATACTTGTTATTGTTCGTGTGTGGTCTGCTGTTGTCGTTCACCAATGCCATGGCAGCAGTGGGAAACGGTGTTATAAAGATTAAGACAAATGCGTCGAAAGGTCAGAAAATAAAGATGGAGATGTTTATTTTTGGCGGATGGGACGAAGACGGGGACGCCCTGGACAACAGTCCCGTCTACGGCGACAACTTCTCGGTAGACGGTGCCAACAACGTTACTGCGGCAGGGAACAAAGTCGTCATGACGGCAGACGGTCCCGAAATTACCATACATGGCGACGTAGACTATCTTTCCATAGTGGGGCAGGGCGTTACTTATATAGATGTGAGCAAGGCAACCGAGCTGTACGAACTCCGTGTAAACGAGAACCCCATCACGAGCATCGACCTGTCGAATGCACCGAGACTGAAGGTGTTCTGGGCAAGCAACTGCAAGGAACTCGCCACCGTCAGTCTGGAAAACACCCCGAAGCTCACGGGAATATCGCTGCAGGGAACACAGATTACGGCGCTCGACCTGAGCAACAATCCTAACCTCACCTCGCTCAACGTGGGCGAAAACCAGAACCTCAGCTCCATCGACGTTACGAAACTTCCCGCCCTCGAGGAACTCTGGGTGAACGGAAACGGAATGGAAAAGCTCGATGTTTCGAAGAATACCAAGCTGGAACGCTTGGAATGCAGCAAGAACAGCCTTGCCGATCTGGACGTTGCCAACAACGAAAAAATAGAGTTTCTTTCCTGCTGGGGCAACAAGATAAGTGGCAATTCGATGGACAAGCTGATAGCTTCGCTTGTGAAAGAGACCGAAGGAACCGAACGCGAGTTCTGCGTTTACAACAAGCTTTACGACAAGGAGAAGAACGCTCTGACCGTAGCACAAGCCAAGGCGGTGAAAGAACGCGGCTGGACACCCAAGCAGGCAACCGGCACCATGGACTTCTTTACGTGGCAAGCGTTTGACGGCGACGACGCAACCGGCATCAACACAGCCACCATCAGCCACGCAGCCGACAATGTCTGGTACGACTTGAACGGTCGCCGAGTGGCTAAACCCACACAGAAGGGCATCTACATTCACGGAGGAAAGAAAGTAGTAATCAGGTAA
- a CDS encoding carboxypeptidase-like regulatory domain-containing protein: MKRLLLTLFACLLFGQLQAQMRCKVLESGTHQPVIGATVMAVGTKKIVAVTDQNGCFVLSEGFSKPVRISYIGYKSIQVTPKQQGIYYLSVDVSSLQEVVVTAQEGHGLSSVSTISRQAMEHLQPSSFSDLLELLPGGRAHDPHLNVPNTINLREVPIASDQYNTSSLGTRFIIDGAPVSVNGNMQYLSGAVDRTSGKRNFANAGVDMRTISTDDIQEVTIVRGIPSVQYGDLTSGLVKVKRRKGGNDLSARFKADMDSKLFYLAKAFEWQSKKLSLNLSADYLDNKAEPRNLLETYQRITLSARLNKRWHTEAMDYNGSFNMDYGGSFDNDKADPQFNHGGTDRYKSKYNRYAASLSFSMGSNNERLFFKSAGLSASFSYERNRLERTKLVQLDGDTPAAMTMTNGESDAVLIAPYKYTATHTVDGKPVSLYLKANASFSAPVRGLSNTLLVGVDYQMDRNLGEGQIFDRLHPVYTGASYRPRRYADIPASQMLAAYVEETLSKGIGNHKLDIEMGVRAETMPGISKRFAIYNKVNVDPRLNVGWTFPSFNLCHNPMTVSLSGGIGWQSMFPTIDLLYPEPTYMDIVELNYYHEKPEYRRMYLQTYVVDPTNTELKAARNLKWEAKTDVEWGGNRLTVTCFVEDMKSGFRTMDVYAPYAYKEFDASGIDPDALTSRPDINALPYKARNVMRAYEHASNGSRTYKKGLEWVLSTVRFPIINTRLTVTGAWFRTEYHNSQPIMYKPSKTIGGEPLEIVGIYKDDDGFIREMVNTNFTFDTTIPKLKLGFSLSAQCVWLTAEQSMRKENAPLQYMDRDGNIHPYTEADAHDTYLQHLVRTYTDGMFRRQTVPFSMDLNLKATKKLFNNRLMVALFVNKLWDIHPDYERNSFVVRRYVTPYFGLEMNVKL; this comes from the coding sequence ATGAAAAGACTCTTGTTGACACTCTTCGCATGCCTGCTTTTCGGTCAGCTGCAGGCACAGATGCGCTGCAAGGTGCTGGAAAGCGGCACGCACCAGCCCGTCATCGGTGCGACGGTCATGGCAGTTGGCACGAAGAAGATAGTTGCCGTAACCGACCAGAACGGCTGTTTCGTACTCTCTGAAGGCTTCAGCAAGCCCGTCAGAATATCGTATATCGGCTACAAGTCCATACAGGTAACGCCCAAGCAGCAAGGCATCTACTATCTGTCGGTAGACGTGAGCAGCCTGCAGGAAGTGGTGGTTACCGCGCAGGAAGGGCACGGCTTGTCCAGCGTTTCCACCATCAGCCGGCAAGCCATGGAGCATCTGCAACCCTCAAGTTTCTCCGACTTGCTGGAACTGCTGCCCGGCGGACGTGCCCACGACCCCCATCTCAACGTGCCCAACACCATAAACCTGCGCGAAGTACCCATAGCCAGCGACCAGTACAACACCTCTTCGTTGGGCACGCGCTTCATCATCGACGGTGCACCCGTGAGCGTAAACGGCAACATGCAGTACCTTTCGGGCGCAGTGGACCGCACCTCGGGCAAGCGGAACTTCGCCAATGCAGGTGTCGATATGCGCACCATCTCCACCGACGACATACAGGAAGTAACCATCGTGCGCGGCATTCCGTCCGTACAGTACGGCGACCTTACCAGCGGATTGGTCAAGGTGAAGCGGCGCAAAGGCGGCAACGACCTCTCTGCAAGGTTCAAGGCAGACATGGACAGCAAGCTGTTCTATCTTGCCAAGGCGTTTGAATGGCAATCCAAGAAACTCTCGCTCAACCTCAGTGCCGACTATCTCGACAACAAGGCAGAACCCCGCAACCTGCTCGAAACCTATCAGCGCATCACGCTTTCGGCACGTCTCAACAAGCGGTGGCACACCGAAGCGATGGACTATAACGGCTCGTTCAACATGGACTATGGCGGCTCGTTCGACAACGACAAGGCAGACCCCCAGTTCAACCATGGCGGAACAGACAGATACAAGTCCAAGTACAACCGATATGCCGCAAGCCTTTCGTTCAGCATGGGCAGCAACAACGAGCGACTTTTCTTCAAGAGTGCCGGGCTGTCGGCATCGTTCTCGTACGAGCGGAACCGCCTGGAGCGCACCAAACTTGTACAGCTGGACGGCGACACACCTGCTGCCATGACCATGACCAACGGCGAAAGCGATGCCGTGCTGATAGCTCCTTACAAATACACTGCCACCCATACGGTAGACGGAAAGCCCGTCAGCCTGTACCTGAAAGCCAACGCCAGCTTCAGCGCACCCGTCAGGGGACTGTCCAACACGCTGCTCGTGGGTGTCGATTACCAGATGGACCGCAACCTTGGCGAGGGACAGATATTCGACCGTCTGCACCCTGTCTACACGGGAGCATCGTATCGTCCGCGCCGATATGCCGACATTCCGGCGTCGCAAATGCTGGCTGCTTACGTGGAAGAAACCCTTAGCAAGGGCATAGGAAACCACAAATTAGACATAGAAATGGGCGTGCGAGCCGAAACAATGCCGGGTATAAGTAAACGTTTTGCCATATATAATAAGGTGAATGTAGACCCACGGCTGAATGTAGGGTGGACTTTTCCGTCGTTCAACCTGTGCCACAACCCCATGACGGTGAGCCTTTCGGGCGGCATAGGCTGGCAAAGCATGTTCCCAACCATCGACCTGCTCTACCCCGAACCCACCTACATGGACATTGTGGAGCTTAACTACTATCACGAAAAGCCCGAATACAGGCGCATGTACCTGCAGACCTACGTCGTCGATCCCACCAATACGGAACTGAAGGCAGCCCGAAATCTGAAGTGGGAAGCCAAGACGGATGTGGAGTGGGGCGGAAACCGTCTCACCGTAACCTGTTTCGTGGAAGACATGAAGTCGGGTTTCCGCACCATGGACGTCTATGCGCCATACGCCTACAAGGAGTTCGACGCATCAGGAATAGACCCCGACGCACTCACAAGTCGCCCCGACATCAATGCGTTGCCCTATAAGGCAAGGAACGTCATGCGGGCTTACGAGCACGCTTCCAACGGCAGCCGCACCTACAAAAAGGGATTGGAGTGGGTGCTCTCCACCGTTCGCTTCCCCATAATCAACACCCGCCTCACCGTAACGGGGGCGTGGTTCCGCACCGAATACCACAATTCGCAGCCCATAATGTACAAGCCCTCCAAGACGATAGGGGGCGAACCGCTCGAAATAGTGGGCATATACAAGGACGACGACGGCTTTATCAGGGAGATGGTAAACACCAACTTCACCTTCGACACCACCATTCCGAAGCTCAAGCTGGGCTTCTCGCTGTCGGCACAGTGCGTGTGGCTCACTGCCGAACAGTCCATGCGCAAGGAAAATGCGCCGCTGCAGTACATGGACAGGGACGGAAACATACACCCATACACCGAAGCCGATGCGCACGACACGTACCTGCAGCACCTTGTCCGCACCTATACCGACGGCATGTTTCGCCGCCAGACCGTGCCCTTCAGCATGGATTTGAACCTCAAGGCTACCAAGAAGCTCTTCAACAACAGGCTCATGGTGGCACTCTTCGTAAACAAACTGTGGGACATACACCCCGACTACGAACGCAACAGCTTCGTTGTACGCCGATACGTAACCCCCTATTTCGGACTTGAAATGAACGTAAAACTATAA
- a CDS encoding RidA family protein encodes MKVVNTNKAPKAIGPYSQAIEANGLIITSGQLPIDPATGEFAPGGIKEQTRQSLTNAKAILEEAGIGLGNVMKTTVFLSDMNDFAAMNEVYAEFFSEPFPARSAIAVKTLPKNALVEVECIAAK; translated from the coding sequence ATGAAAGTTGTAAACACAAACAAAGCTCCCAAAGCCATCGGCCCATACAGCCAGGCAATCGAAGCAAACGGACTAATCATTACTTCAGGACAGCTGCCCATCGACCCGGCAACCGGAGAATTTGCCCCCGGCGGCATCAAGGAGCAGACCAGACAGTCGCTCACAAATGCGAAAGCTATCCTTGAAGAAGCGGGCATCGGACTCGGAAACGTAATGAAAACCACCGTGTTCCTCTCGGACATGAACGACTTTGCTGCCATGAACGAGGTGTACGCAGAGTTCTTCAGCGAACCCTTCCCGGCACGCTCGGCTATCGCAGTAAAGACTTTGCCGAAGAATGCGCTCGTGGAAGTGGAGTGCATCGCAGCAAAATAA